Proteins encoded in a region of the Lycorma delicatula isolate Av1 chromosome 6, ASM4794821v1, whole genome shotgun sequence genome:
- the LOC142326085 gene encoding leukocyte receptor cluster member 1 homolog, giving the protein MNILPKKRWHVRTKENIARVRKDEAEAAEKEKERVRKLKLAEQEARRAFLREKARFHSSSHEIKEDMKLVINKEKKEHINFFKDLEEGIVSFTGSNKEYEKEKKEEKEKYEKQIGYLTYLGQDTVESTGKLSWYNGVPKRLLDIEDNTEVSAVKKNLLDPLNNIKKYIGFKTELSRFQKKEKISPKNLKHSSGTATKKHNEKKKEKYKKHLSKKRRHNFDHKEKSKKHKKYKRKSKSEDSSSSSSSSSSSSSNNNNNNNSNEDHGNNSDNESEDVYSNEDSLKRNSSVLERLRAERLQRETEEKLRAQRHLAKLRGETLPGESKQIVPLIKQKYNSQFNPHLAKQNLIQDDKLR; this is encoded by the exons atgaatatattaccGAAAAAGAG gTGGCATGTTCGGACAAAGGAGAACATTGCTAGAGTACGAAAAGATGAAGCAGAGGctgctgaaaaagaaaaagaaagagtcaGGAAGTTAAAGCTTGCT gAACAAGAAGCAAGAAGAGCTTTTTTGAGAGAGAAAGCAAGGTTTCACAGCAGTAGTcatgaaattaaagaagacatgaaattggtaattaacaaagaaaagaaagaacatataaattttttcaaagatctTGAAGAAGGCATTGTGTCATTTACTGGAAGTAATAAAGAATacgagaaagaaaagaaagaagaaaaggagAAATATGAAAAACAGATTGGATATTTGACCTATTTGGGTCAAGATACAGTTGAGTCAACTGGAAAACTTTCATGGTATAATGGAGTACCAAAAAGATTGTTAGATATTGAAGATAATACAGAAGTttctgctgtaaaaaaaaatcttttagacccattaaataacattaaaaaatatattggttttaAGACAGAACTCTCTCGgtttcaaaagaaagaaaagatctcGCCCAAAAATCTTAAACACAGTAGTGGTACGGCAACGAAAAAgcataatgagaaaaaaaaagaaaaatataagaaacatttatcaaaaaaaagaaggCATAATTTtgatcataaagaaaaaagtaaaaaacataaaaaatataagcgtAAAAGTAAATCAGAagatagtagtagtagtagtagtagtagtagtagtagtagtagtaataataataataataataatagcaatgaaGATCATGGTAATAACAGTGATAATGAAAGTGAAGATGTTTATTCTAATGAGGATTCTCTGAAGAGAAATAGTTCAGTCTTGGAAAGATTAAGAGCAGAAAGACTACAAAGAGAAACAGAAGAAAAGTTACGTGCACAGAGACATTTAGCAAAACTTAGAGGTGAAACTTTACCAGGAGAAAGTAAACAAATTGtaccattaataaaacaaaaatataattcccAGTTTAACCCACATCTagctaaacaaaatttgattcaaGATGATAAGTTGAGATAA